A portion of the Pradoshia eiseniae genome contains these proteins:
- a CDS encoding AraC family transcriptional regulator yields MNKWTKNMYQPKVLDESILAFYRLQGMNADTSEFNQFESHSTCEIFVLEEGDCKYFIQDQVYELQPGDILLLDGLTLHKSGPISPDTYIRSMVHFSPVWLKKMLLVLGMPSLLDPFQKLNNCILRTGFDASGHYVAEKIKWIAEQLEAIDQEFKSTGKINVLLETEVKIEFLQLLVKIYKMSECEQMRVEQKKTEKKQHAENIASWINQHYCEKVSLERLAKELNLNKYYLSHVFKEVTGYTVMQYVMECRLIQVKYLLEMKLDQSLEDIFLSTGFESAAHFSRFFKARIGMTPTSYRKMKGRKTASYYAQH; encoded by the coding sequence GTGAATAAATGGACAAAGAATATGTATCAACCAAAAGTATTGGATGAATCCATATTGGCCTTTTATCGTCTTCAAGGAATGAATGCGGATACGAGTGAGTTTAATCAATTTGAATCACACAGTACATGTGAAATTTTTGTCCTTGAGGAAGGAGATTGTAAATATTTCATTCAAGACCAAGTATATGAGCTGCAGCCTGGGGATATCCTTCTTTTGGATGGATTGACTTTACATAAGTCAGGTCCGATATCTCCGGATACATATATCAGGAGTATGGTTCATTTTTCACCAGTCTGGCTGAAAAAAATGTTGCTTGTATTGGGAATGCCGAGTCTTTTGGATCCCTTCCAAAAGCTGAATAATTGCATCCTGCGGACTGGATTTGATGCCTCGGGTCATTATGTGGCTGAGAAGATTAAATGGATCGCTGAGCAGTTAGAGGCTATTGACCAGGAATTCAAAAGTACCGGAAAAATAAATGTCTTGTTGGAAACCGAAGTGAAAATCGAGTTTCTCCAATTATTAGTGAAGATTTATAAAATGAGCGAATGTGAACAAATGCGTGTTGAACAGAAGAAAACGGAAAAGAAGCAGCATGCTGAGAATATTGCCTCTTGGATTAATCAGCATTATTGCGAAAAAGTGAGTTTGGAACGTCTGGCCAAAGAATTGAACTTAAATAAATACTATCTCTCTCATGTTTTTAAAGAGGTTACCGGTTATACGGTTATGCAATATGTGATGGAATGCAGACTGATTCAGGTAAAGTATTTATTGGAAATGAAGCTTGATCAATCGCTGGAGGATATTTTTCTGTCAACTGGATTTGAAAGCGCTGCACATTTCAGCCGTTTTTTTAAAGCAAGAATTGGAATGACACCAACTAGTTATCGGAAAATGAAAGGAAGAAAAACTGCAAGTTATTATGCTCAACATTGA
- a CDS encoding MFS transporter, translated as MSMREPVLQQEEQSQSNTVRPFGWRDKFGYLLGDFGNDFFFILTSSFLMVFYTDIFHISAATVGVLFMIARLWDAFADVAWGRFIDTRPATKNGKFKPWIFRMSFPLVITGVLMFTTIPGMSDGFYLAWAFVTYIIWGTLYSTVNIPYGSMASVISADPVERTTLSTWRTIGASLAGLLIGVLGPMIVFVDNKISADRMFMTALVFGVLAIACYMGCYKLTTERIQVPAKEIEKGAFLRSIKSLVKNKPFLWILGASLMIMVTQFITQAVNTYLFKDYFSNASALSLVSLIQMASMFITVPLVKPLVAKFGKKEVSVVGVGAAAVIFTLLFFLKELTVMPFIFTMALGMVGMGFYSFVNWAFISDVIDYHEYLTSLREDATVYSIVSMSRKVGQALAGGIGGFAIAAVGYNAALGTQPQEVLDGIHMLGTLVPGILYGIVALLLFLYPLNKKRTNQLALDLAAKRELNK; from the coding sequence ATGAGTATGAGAGAACCAGTACTCCAACAGGAGGAACAAAGTCAATCTAATACGGTACGACCGTTTGGATGGCGTGATAAATTTGGTTATTTGCTTGGTGATTTTGGGAATGACTTCTTCTTCATTCTTACAAGCTCGTTCCTAATGGTATTTTACACAGATATCTTCCATATCAGCGCTGCAACAGTAGGTGTGCTATTCATGATTGCCCGCTTATGGGATGCGTTTGCAGACGTAGCTTGGGGCCGTTTCATTGATACGCGTCCAGCAACGAAGAATGGGAAGTTTAAGCCTTGGATTTTCCGCATGTCCTTCCCGCTCGTTATTACAGGTGTGTTAATGTTCACGACAATTCCAGGTATGTCAGATGGCTTCTACCTAGCTTGGGCTTTTGTAACATATATTATCTGGGGTACTTTATACAGTACGGTTAACATTCCTTATGGTTCAATGGCTTCTGTTATTTCAGCCGATCCGGTTGAACGTACAACACTTTCTACATGGCGCACAATCGGTGCATCATTGGCAGGTCTTCTTATCGGTGTTTTAGGACCAATGATTGTATTCGTAGACAATAAAATCAGCGCAGACCGCATGTTCATGACAGCTCTTGTCTTTGGCGTATTGGCTATCGCTTGTTACATGGGCTGCTATAAACTTACAACTGAGCGTATTCAAGTACCAGCAAAAGAAATTGAGAAGGGCGCTTTCCTTCGTTCAATCAAAAGCCTAGTGAAAAACAAACCGTTCCTTTGGATCTTAGGGGCTTCCCTAATGATCATGGTGACACAATTCATTACTCAAGCGGTTAACACATATCTATTCAAAGATTATTTCAGCAATGCATCAGCTTTAAGTCTAGTTTCACTGATTCAAATGGCATCCATGTTCATTACTGTTCCATTAGTAAAACCATTGGTTGCGAAATTCGGTAAAAAAGAAGTATCTGTTGTTGGGGTAGGAGCAGCAGCTGTGATTTTTACCCTATTGTTCTTCCTGAAAGAATTAACCGTAATGCCATTTATCTTTACAATGGCCTTAGGTATGGTTGGTATGGGCTTCTATAGCTTTGTAAACTGGGCATTCATCTCAGACGTTATCGATTACCATGAATACCTAACATCCTTGCGTGAAGATGCAACTGTTTATTCTATCGTTTCCATGTCCAGAAAAGTAGGACAAGCATTAGCTGGCGGTATTGGAGGCTTTGCCATCGCAGCTGTAGGCTATAATGCAGCGCTTGGAACGCAACCGCAGGAAGTACTTGATGGTATTCATATGCTAGGTACATTAGTGCCAGGAATCCTTTATGGTATCGTTGCTCTTCTCTTATTCTTGTATCCATTAAATAAGAAAAGAACAAACCAGCTTGCCTTGGATCTAGCGGCAAAAAGGGAATTAAATAAATAA
- a CDS encoding AraC family transcriptional regulator — MPIQSSFFHQPKVLDESIIAYHRLQGVNENMSGCNEFESHITHEIYFFEEGECQYLIENRIYELEPGDIILLDGLTLHKSNTLSPDTYVRSVIHFSPAWLESMLPIVGIPNLLDPFQKLNNCILRTKLDASGQYVAKKIKWISKQLEAIDQEYRRNRKVNVILESELKLEFLQLLLYIYKMSECEYLGIKQKKSEKKQHAENIASWINQHYSEKITLERIAKELNLNKYYVSHVFKEVTGFTVMQYVMECRLIQVKYLLEMRPDLSLEEIFTATGFESGAHFSRFFKDKMGMTPTSYRKKKYRQKLD; from the coding sequence GTGCCAATTCAATCGAGTTTTTTTCATCAACCAAAAGTGCTGGATGAATCGATTATCGCTTATCACCGTCTTCAAGGTGTGAATGAAAACATGTCTGGGTGTAATGAGTTTGAATCACACATTACACACGAGATTTATTTTTTTGAAGAGGGCGAGTGTCAGTATTTAATAGAAAATAGGATTTATGAATTAGAACCAGGAGATATCATTCTGTTAGATGGTTTGACCTTACACAAGTCAAATACCTTGTCTCCTGATACTTATGTGAGAAGTGTGATTCATTTTTCACCAGCTTGGTTGGAATCTATGTTGCCTATAGTAGGTATACCAAATCTGTTGGATCCTTTTCAAAAGCTGAACAACTGCATTCTGCGGACAAAGTTAGATGCCTCAGGTCAGTATGTAGCGAAGAAAATCAAGTGGATTTCCAAGCAGCTAGAAGCTATCGATCAAGAGTATCGACGTAATAGAAAAGTAAACGTCATATTAGAATCTGAATTGAAGCTTGAGTTTCTGCAACTGTTGCTGTATATCTACAAAATGAGTGAATGTGAATACTTAGGAATCAAACAGAAAAAATCAGAAAAGAAACAGCATGCTGAGAATATTGCTTCATGGATCAATCAACATTATTCCGAGAAAATCACTTTAGAGCGTATTGCAAAGGAATTGAATCTTAATAAATATTACGTATCCCATGTTTTCAAGGAAGTGACTGGATTTACGGTTATGCAATATGTGATGGAATGCCGATTGATTCAGGTTAAATATTTATTGGAAATGAGACCTGATTTATCACTTGAAGAGATTTTCACTGCAACAGGATTTGAAAGCGGTGCCCATTTTAGCCGGTTTTTTAAGGACAAAATGGGGATGACGCCAACAAGTTATCGTAAAAAGAAATATAGGCAAAAGCTTGATTAA
- a CDS encoding MFS transporter, which yields MSMREPVFSQEEQGSANTVRPFGIRDKVGYLLGDFGNDFFFLLTSAFLMVFYTDIFHISAATVGVLFMAARLWDAFADVAWGRFIDTRPATKHGKFKPWILRMSFPLVFTGVLMFTTIPGMSDGFYLAWAFVTYIVWGTLYSTVNIPYGSMASVMTADPVERTTLSTWRTFGASLAGLIINVLGPVIVFVDNKISADRMFMTACIFGVLAMACYIGCYKLSTERIAVPTKEVEKGAFLRSMKSLVKNKPFLWLLAASLMAMLTQFVISAVNTYLFKDYFSNAAALSLMGLVQMAATFIAFPLVKPLVAKFGKKEVSIAGMTIASAMYIGLFFLKGIGTMPFIILAAIALFGTGFYGFVTWAFISDVIDYHELQTSLREDATVYSVISMSRKVGQAVAGGIGGVAIAAVGYDAALGQQTKEVLDGIYMLGTLVPGIFYGIIALLLFMYPLNKQKTIQLSKDLEAKRN from the coding sequence ATGAGTATGAGAGAACCAGTTTTCTCGCAAGAGGAACAAGGTAGTGCTAATACAGTGCGACCATTCGGAATAAGGGATAAAGTGGGTTACTTGTTAGGTGATTTCGGTAACGACTTTTTCTTCTTGCTCACTAGTGCATTCTTGATGGTATTCTACACAGATATTTTCCATATCAGTGCAGCAACAGTCGGGGTATTATTTATGGCTGCTCGACTATGGGATGCATTTGCGGACGTAGCTTGGGGTCGTTTTATTGATACTCGACCAGCAACAAAGCACGGTAAATTCAAGCCTTGGATTTTACGTATGTCATTCCCATTAGTATTTACAGGCGTGTTAATGTTCACGACAATTCCTGGCATGTCAGATGGATTCTATCTAGCTTGGGCATTTGTTACGTATATCGTTTGGGGTACATTGTACAGTACAGTTAACATCCCTTATGGATCAATGGCTTCTGTAATGACAGCAGATCCAGTTGAGAGAACAACATTATCAACATGGAGAACTTTTGGTGCATCATTAGCAGGTCTTATCATCAACGTTCTTGGACCAGTTATCGTATTCGTAGACAACAAAATTAGTGCAGATCGCATGTTCATGACTGCCTGCATCTTCGGTGTATTGGCAATGGCTTGCTACATCGGATGCTACAAGCTTTCAACTGAACGTATCGCAGTACCAACAAAAGAAGTAGAGAAGGGCGCTTTCCTTCGTTCAATGAAGAGCCTAGTGAAAAATAAACCATTCTTATGGCTATTAGCTGCATCACTTATGGCTATGTTAACGCAATTCGTGATTTCCGCTGTTAACACATATTTGTTTAAAGATTACTTTAGTAATGCAGCTGCTTTAAGTCTAATGGGACTAGTACAAATGGCCGCTACATTTATCGCTTTCCCTCTAGTGAAACCGTTAGTTGCGAAGTTTGGTAAGAAAGAAGTTTCAATAGCGGGTATGACTATCGCATCCGCTATGTACATTGGATTATTCTTCTTAAAGGGTATTGGAACTATGCCGTTCATTATTCTCGCGGCAATCGCTTTATTCGGTACAGGTTTCTATGGCTTCGTAACATGGGCGTTCATTTCAGATGTTATTGACTATCACGAGCTTCAAACTTCACTACGTGAAGACGCAACTGTTTACTCTGTCATTTCGATGTCAAGAAAAGTAGGACAAGCAGTAGCAGGAGGTATCGGTGGTGTGGCAATCGCTGCCGTTGGCTATGATGCTGCGCTAGGACAGCAAACTAAAGAAGTATTAGACGGCATTTACATGCTAGGTACATTAGTGCCAGGTATCTTCTATGGAATCATTGCACTCCTATTATTCATGTATCCTTTAAACAAGCAAAAAACAATTCAATTAAGTAAAGATTTAGAAGCGAAAAGAAATTAA
- a CDS encoding glycoside hydrolase family 3 protein, translated as MIELKERTTTVDLKAKPFNLSDEAIKWVEETIANMTIEEKIGQLFVNMGASRDEEYLKGMLNTYHIGAVRYNPATAEQVYDQNKILQENSKIPLLIAANTECGGNGACIDGTYVGSQVKIGATNDPKYAYEMGRVSGEEAAAIGCNWSFAPVVDIDMNWRNPVISSRCYSNKAEQVLEFSLEYMRGIMESGIAPAAKHFPGDGVDERDHHLSFAPNTLTVEDWDNTFGKVYGGLIEAGLPSIMSGHIALPEYVRHFKPDATVEELAMPSSLSGIVLQNLLRDKLNFNGVIVTDASHMVAMTSAMKRSDMLPTAIAAGCDLFLFFNDPEEDFNWMMEGYKNGIITEQRLEEALTRILGLKASLGLHAKAKTEILQPKEEAMAKLGTDANKAVAPEISDKAITLVKNKQELLPISPEKHKRVLLVEVKGPESAYGKIMAAMTSGKKKPIELMKEKLEKEGFEVEIFESAIDKIVKLPPQEMMAAVMNVYAQKRPIADLTDNYDVIINIADVAPSTDQRIQWNPSKGTPDIPFYVNEVPTIFISLQCPFHLADVPQVKTYINAYDNHEHTLSAIVEKLLGRSEFKGVSPVDAYCGFIDTQM; from the coding sequence ATGATAGAGTTAAAGGAAAGAACAACAACGGTAGATTTAAAAGCAAAACCGTTTAATTTATCAGATGAAGCGATTAAATGGGTGGAAGAAACCATTGCGAATATGACAATTGAAGAGAAAATTGGTCAGTTATTCGTAAACATGGGAGCTAGCCGTGATGAAGAGTATCTAAAAGGTATGTTAAACACATATCATATTGGTGCGGTTCGTTACAACCCAGCTACAGCTGAACAAGTATATGACCAAAACAAAATCTTACAAGAAAACAGCAAGATTCCTCTATTGATCGCTGCAAACACAGAATGCGGCGGGAATGGTGCTTGCATAGATGGGACATATGTAGGATCTCAAGTGAAAATTGGTGCTACAAATGATCCGAAGTATGCGTATGAAATGGGCCGAGTTTCAGGAGAAGAGGCGGCTGCTATCGGATGTAACTGGAGTTTCGCACCAGTTGTTGATATCGATATGAACTGGAGAAACCCAGTCATTTCCTCTCGTTGCTACTCAAATAAAGCAGAGCAAGTATTAGAATTCTCTTTAGAATATATGAGAGGGATTATGGAAAGCGGTATTGCACCAGCTGCAAAGCACTTCCCTGGAGATGGTGTAGATGAGCGTGACCATCATTTATCATTTGCCCCAAATACATTAACAGTAGAAGACTGGGATAACACATTCGGAAAAGTTTATGGCGGCTTAATCGAAGCGGGACTACCTTCTATCATGTCAGGACATATCGCTTTACCGGAATATGTACGCCACTTTAAACCAGATGCGACAGTAGAAGAGTTAGCTATGCCATCAAGCTTAAGCGGCATCGTACTGCAAAACCTGTTAAGAGATAAATTAAACTTCAATGGTGTAATCGTAACAGATGCTTCTCACATGGTAGCGATGACATCTGCAATGAAGCGCAGTGACATGCTTCCTACAGCGATTGCTGCTGGCTGTGACTTATTCTTATTCTTCAATGATCCAGAAGAAGACTTCAACTGGATGATGGAAGGATATAAAAACGGTATCATCACAGAGCAAAGATTGGAAGAGGCATTAACTCGTATCTTAGGATTGAAAGCTTCTTTAGGCTTGCATGCAAAAGCTAAGACTGAAATTTTACAACCAAAAGAAGAAGCAATGGCTAAATTAGGAACAGACGCAAATAAAGCCGTTGCACCAGAGATTTCAGATAAAGCGATCACATTGGTGAAAAATAAGCAAGAATTATTACCGATTAGCCCTGAAAAGCATAAGCGAGTATTGCTTGTTGAAGTAAAAGGACCGGAATCTGCTTATGGTAAAATCATGGCTGCTATGACAAGCGGCAAGAAAAAGCCAATCGAATTAATGAAAGAAAAGCTTGAAAAAGAAGGCTTTGAAGTTGAAATCTTTGAATCTGCAATCGATAAGATTGTAAAACTTCCACCACAAGAAATGATGGCTGCGGTAATGAACGTATATGCTCAAAAACGTCCAATCGCTGACCTAACAGATAATTACGATGTAATCATCAATATAGCAGATGTGGCGCCAAGCACTGACCAACGTATCCAATGGAATCCTTCAAAAGGAACGCCGGATATCCCGTTCTATGTAAATGAGGTACCAACCATCTTTATTTCTTTACAATGTCCATTCCACTTAGCAGATGTCCCGCAAGTGAAGACATATATCAATGCGTATGATAATCATGAACATACATTGTCTGCGATCGTTGAAAAATTGTTAGGACGTTCAGAATTCAAGGGTGTAAGTCCAGTTGATGCATATTGCGGATTCATTGATACGCAAATGTAA
- a CDS encoding GntR family transcriptional regulator: MLEMSARLPGENNINFTYRAIREGILSLELKPGQLLNVGELSEALKVSSTPIKNALWKLQQEHLVDLIPQVGSYVSKIDLELVEEAAGMWFDLEKECLKSACHEFPKDNLNQLKRNLNFQEMLLDQQSNFPNPKEFIREFCKLDEEFHSIIFDGLRRNTTWKAISYMASDYHRLIMRHQVKENVKQMIAEHRDIISIIEKREREQVETVLRDHIFRPMEDWGTGHKMDISEFALT, encoded by the coding sequence ATGTTGGAAATGTCAGCAAGGTTACCTGGGGAGAATAATATTAACTTTACGTATAGAGCAATCAGAGAGGGAATCCTATCGTTAGAATTAAAACCAGGTCAACTATTAAATGTAGGGGAACTATCTGAGGCTTTGAAAGTCTCGAGTACACCAATCAAAAATGCTCTATGGAAACTGCAGCAAGAACATCTTGTCGATTTAATTCCCCAAGTAGGATCATATGTATCAAAAATCGATTTAGAGTTAGTTGAGGAAGCGGCTGGTATGTGGTTCGACCTCGAAAAGGAATGTTTGAAATCAGCATGTCATGAATTTCCGAAAGATAACCTTAATCAGTTAAAAAGAAATCTGAATTTTCAAGAGATGCTATTGGACCAGCAATCCAACTTTCCAAATCCAAAAGAATTCATTAGAGAATTCTGCAAGCTGGATGAAGAGTTCCATTCCATTATCTTTGATGGTCTTCGAAGAAATACGACATGGAAAGCCATTTCGTATATGGCTTCAGACTATCATCGGCTGATTATGCGCCATCAGGTTAAAGAAAATGTCAAACAGATGATAGCAGAGCATAGGGATATTATTTCGATTATTGAAAAGAGAGAGCGCGAGCAAGTGGAAACGGTTCTCAGAGACCACATTTTCAGGCCAATGGAAGACTGGGGAACTGGTCATAAAATGGATATTTCGGAGTTTGCACTTACTTGA
- a CDS encoding NUDIX domain-containing protein, which yields MAKEVSLMKDPIHIRCGMIIEKEDKILLQRSPGDNHWSLPGGMMQIGEKYKDAAIRGVLEETALTVEEPEFFGILSGRDCFVTNKFGDKAFNLQVVFLSREFTGKVKILDECNREHRFYKRTTLPRNLNPQQKQFIHAWKENIPYPVIN from the coding sequence TTGGCTAAAGAAGTTTCTTTAATGAAGGATCCTATTCATATTAGATGCGGGATGATTATTGAAAAAGAAGATAAAATTCTGCTGCAAAGAAGTCCGGGTGATAATCATTGGAGTTTACCTGGCGGAATGATGCAGATAGGTGAAAAATATAAGGATGCTGCTATTCGCGGTGTATTAGAGGAGACCGCTTTAACGGTAGAAGAGCCTGAATTCTTTGGGATTCTGTCAGGAAGAGACTGTTTTGTGACGAATAAATTCGGAGATAAGGCCTTCAATCTTCAGGTTGTATTTTTGTCCAGGGAATTTACCGGCAAGGTCAAAATTTTGGATGAATGTAATCGAGAGCATCGATTCTATAAGCGGACAACCCTTCCAAGGAATCTTAACCCCCAGCAGAAACAATTCATTCATGCCTGGAAAGAGAATATTCCATATCCCGTTATTAACTAA
- a CDS encoding MFS transporter: MQKKNNFTLALLLMNLFIAFLGIGLVIPVTPTIMNELNLSGSVVGYMVAAFAFMQLIVSPIAGKWTDQFGRKRMILIGLFIFSFSELLFGLGRHVGVLFLSRILGGVSAAFIMPAITAFIADITTLRERPKALGYMSAAITTGFVIGPGIGGFLAELGTRVPFFFAAGFGLLAAVLSMITLKEPARNPENIEKTVAGHPKGWKRVLIPMYFIAFMIILISSFGLAAFESLFSLFADHKFGFTPQDIAIMITGGALIGAVAQVGLFDRLTRWLGEIGLIRYSLVLSTVLLFLVTIVESYAMTLLVTWTVFIGFDLIRPALTTYLSKIAGSEQGFVGGMNSMFTSIGNVFGPIIGGYLFDINLNYPFYFAIVILAIGIGMTLVWKKPAHLKEEAIQ; this comes from the coding sequence ATGCAGAAAAAGAACAACTTTACGTTAGCCCTGTTACTAATGAATTTGTTCATTGCTTTCTTAGGAATCGGGCTGGTTATTCCCGTTACCCCGACGATCATGAATGAGCTGAATTTATCTGGTTCAGTTGTAGGTTATATGGTGGCAGCCTTTGCATTTATGCAGCTTATTGTGTCACCGATTGCCGGTAAATGGACAGACCAGTTTGGCCGTAAGCGAATGATCTTGATTGGGTTATTCATTTTCAGTTTTTCAGAGTTATTATTCGGGCTTGGCCGACATGTGGGCGTCCTGTTCCTTTCACGTATTTTAGGAGGAGTCAGCGCAGCCTTTATTATGCCGGCGATTACAGCCTTTATTGCAGATATAACGACATTAAGGGAGCGTCCGAAAGCACTTGGATATATGTCAGCGGCGATTACGACAGGGTTCGTTATCGGTCCTGGAATTGGCGGCTTTTTAGCTGAGCTCGGAACGCGGGTGCCGTTTTTCTTTGCGGCTGGCTTTGGACTTTTAGCGGCGGTTCTATCTATGATTACGCTTAAGGAGCCAGCTCGTAATCCAGAGAATATAGAGAAGACTGTGGCTGGACATCCAAAAGGATGGAAGCGTGTTTTAATCCCAATGTATTTCATTGCCTTTATGATTATTTTGATTTCTTCATTTGGATTAGCCGCGTTTGAATCCTTATTCTCATTATTTGCCGATCATAAATTTGGTTTCACCCCTCAGGATATAGCCATCATGATAACGGGCGGTGCACTTATTGGCGCGGTTGCGCAAGTAGGTCTCTTTGACCGTCTGACGAGATGGCTTGGCGAGATTGGTTTGATTCGGTACAGCCTCGTACTTTCAACGGTTCTCTTATTCCTTGTGACAATTGTTGAGTCCTATGCGATGACGTTGCTGGTTACATGGACGGTATTCATCGGATTTGACTTGATTCGTCCTGCTTTGACAACGTATTTGTCCAAAATTGCGGGGAGTGAACAAGGATTTGTCGGAGGTATGAATTCCATGTTCACGAGCATCGGGAATGTGTTTGGTCCAATCATCGGGGGATACCTGTTTGATATAAACCTGAATTACCCATTCTATTTCGCTATTGTCATCCTGGCTATTGGAATTGGCATGACCCTGGTTTGGAAAAAGCCGGCTCATTTAAAGGAAGAAGCTATACAATAA
- a CDS encoding MerR family transcriptional regulator, translating into MLKKSKHVLFVYYNKRKEVIGLKETLYTIGEMAKLANVSIKALRYYDKIDLFKPAYVDSDTNYRYYKDSQLSQLDLIKSLKYIGTPLEEVKKAREMSPSGLLDFITDQEKLIQMQMDNLMKVQQNIETVKKRMERRLQTPSLREVFLWEEEETTIIEMAAHNLKPNNLTNASYSMLKKAVEPISGFLNTGFGAIFPYEKYIHIEDIYYDKIFAPVLSNQMISSLPADMEAEKIHAGTYVYIADVYHPERYICNYHKLMKFIEDNQMTVTSDVYELFGALSYSPDQQEELIIELKVRVS; encoded by the coding sequence ATGCTTAAAAAGTCTAAGCATGTGCTTTTTGTCTATTATAATAAAAGAAAGGAAGTGATAGGCTTGAAGGAAACATTGTATACAATCGGGGAGATGGCGAAGCTCGCCAATGTCTCCATAAAGGCGCTTCGTTATTATGATAAGATTGATTTGTTTAAGCCAGCTTATGTGGATTCTGATACGAATTACCGTTACTATAAGGATTCTCAGCTTTCTCAGCTTGACCTTATTAAATCCCTGAAATATATCGGGACTCCGCTTGAAGAGGTGAAAAAGGCCCGTGAGATGAGTCCGAGCGGGTTGCTGGATTTTATTACTGACCAGGAGAAGCTCATTCAAATGCAGATGGACAATTTAATGAAGGTTCAGCAAAATATCGAAACAGTAAAGAAGCGAATGGAACGACGTTTGCAAACACCTTCCTTAAGAGAAGTATTTCTTTGGGAAGAGGAAGAGACAACAATCATTGAGATGGCTGCTCATAATTTGAAGCCCAATAATCTAACAAATGCATCCTACAGCATGCTGAAGAAGGCTGTAGAGCCGATTAGCGGGTTTTTAAATACTGGGTTTGGAGCAATCTTTCCTTACGAAAAGTACATACATATCGAGGACATTTATTATGATAAAATTTTTGCGCCGGTCTTGAGTAATCAAATGATTTCCTCCCTTCCTGCAGACATGGAGGCAGAGAAAATCCATGCCGGGACTTATGTATATATCGCGGATGTTTATCACCCGGAGAGATATATTTGTAACTATCACAAGCTGATGAAATTTATTGAGGACAATCAGATGACAGTCACTAGTGATGTGTATGAATTATTTGGAGCCCTATCTTACTCCCCGGATCAGCAAGAGGAATTAATCATTGAACTAAAGGTAAGGGTTTCTTGA